In one window of Halopiger aswanensis DNA:
- a CDS encoding zinc ribbon domain-containing protein gives MPRSVSQKRPWLAALLAALVTGFGHLYLRRWRRAVGWLVLSVAATALFVDPAAIDEILAGTATPDVLLAVAPSLFITGLSVIDAYLLARAHVVQSQPPVEGAADTDDAISCPHCGKDVDPELDFCHWCTTRLDDLERERSDEIREP, from the coding sequence ATGCCTCGCTCGGTATCACAGAAGCGACCGTGGCTTGCAGCACTCCTGGCCGCACTCGTCACCGGATTCGGGCATCTGTACCTTCGACGGTGGCGACGCGCGGTCGGCTGGCTCGTCCTTTCGGTCGCCGCGACCGCGCTCTTTGTCGATCCGGCGGCGATCGACGAAATTCTGGCCGGAACCGCGACCCCCGACGTGTTGCTCGCAGTCGCACCGTCGTTGTTCATTACCGGACTCAGCGTTATCGACGCCTACCTCCTCGCTCGCGCCCACGTCGTCCAGTCCCAGCCACCCGTCGAGGGCGCCGCCGATACCGACGACGCGATCTCCTGTCCGCACTGCGGGAAAGACGTCGATCCCGAACTCGACTTCTGTCACTGGTGTACGACGCGGCTCGACGATCTCGAGCGCGAGCGATCCGACGAGATTCGGGAGCCGTAG
- a CDS encoding MATE family efflux transporter, producing the protein MGVRRFVDSLLKGPEEFDLTSGGIGKPLFYLSLPIVIMNLFQVMYNLADTFWLGRHSTVALSAISFAFPMVFLMISLALGLSVAGSVLVAQHIGAGNRRDAEYAASQTISYAVLASLVLGVLGYVFVDEFLVLLGTGPDISPLVADYMRVFSVGLVAVFGFAVFISLMRGYGDTVTPMYVMAGSVVLNVVLDPILIFGFQDNPLFGYVGAGGLEASLLGMTGYTGSGIAGAVIATVFSRALAFVVGLAIMFRGDRGVRISLADMAPDLSFGRRVVDIGLPASIEGTARSVSINLLLFVLAVFPAEISAAYGIGTRIFSVVFLPALAVSQGIETMTGQNIGAGEVDRAAETNHFGARAMLAILTGVGLVTLVAARPVASIFTNDPAVIAESATFLRYAALTFGFMGVMRAYTGGFRGAGKTIYAAVISVVTLGLVRLPIAWIGASTIGPAGLWISFPISNAVGAIVASLWFKRGTWRKSDLTGSSSGPDVAGPSAASTDD; encoded by the coding sequence ATGGGCGTCCGCCGGTTCGTCGACTCGCTGCTCAAGGGTCCCGAGGAGTTCGACCTCACGTCGGGCGGCATCGGGAAGCCGCTGTTCTACCTGTCCCTGCCGATCGTCATCATGAACCTGTTTCAGGTGATGTACAACCTGGCCGATACCTTCTGGCTCGGCCGCCACAGTACGGTGGCGCTCTCGGCGATCAGTTTCGCCTTCCCGATGGTCTTCCTGATGATCTCGCTCGCGCTCGGACTCTCCGTCGCCGGCAGCGTCCTCGTCGCCCAACACATCGGGGCGGGCAATCGCCGCGACGCCGAGTACGCCGCCTCGCAGACGATAAGCTACGCCGTCCTCGCCTCGCTGGTGCTCGGTGTCCTCGGGTACGTCTTCGTCGACGAGTTCCTCGTGCTTCTCGGCACCGGCCCCGACATCTCGCCGCTGGTGGCCGACTACATGCGCGTGTTCTCGGTCGGCCTCGTCGCGGTCTTCGGCTTCGCCGTGTTCATCTCGCTCATGCGCGGCTACGGCGACACGGTGACGCCGATGTACGTGATGGCCGGCTCCGTCGTCCTGAACGTCGTCCTCGATCCGATCCTCATCTTCGGCTTTCAGGACAACCCGCTGTTCGGATACGTCGGTGCTGGCGGCCTCGAGGCGTCGCTGCTCGGGATGACCGGCTACACGGGCTCGGGAATCGCCGGTGCTGTGATCGCGACCGTGTTCTCGCGGGCGCTCGCATTCGTCGTCGGGCTGGCGATCATGTTCCGCGGGGATCGCGGCGTCCGGATCAGCCTCGCGGACATGGCACCGGATCTCTCGTTCGGACGGCGGGTTGTCGACATCGGGCTGCCGGCCTCTATCGAGGGGACCGCCCGATCGGTGTCGATCAACCTCCTGCTGTTCGTGCTCGCCGTCTTCCCCGCGGAGATCAGTGCCGCGTACGGGATCGGGACGCGGATCTTCTCGGTTGTCTTCCTACCGGCGCTGGCGGTCTCACAGGGCATCGAGACGATGACCGGCCAAAACATCGGCGCCGGCGAGGTAGACCGAGCCGCCGAAACGAATCACTTCGGCGCCCGCGCCATGCTCGCCATCCTGACCGGTGTCGGCCTCGTCACGCTGGTAGCTGCGCGACCCGTCGCCTCGATCTTCACGAACGATCCGGCGGTCATCGCCGAGAGCGCGACGTTCCTGCGCTACGCCGCCCTGACGTTCGGCTTCATGGGCGTCATGCGCGCTTACACCGGTGGATTCCGCGGCGCCGGGAAGACGATCTACGCGGCCGTCATTTCGGTCGTAACGCTCGGCCTCGTTCGGTTGCCGATCGCCTGGATCGGTGCGTCGACGATCGGTCCCGCCGGACTCTGGATCTCGTTCCCGATCTCGAACGCAGTCGGGGCGATCGTCGCGTCTCTGTGGTTCAAACGCGGTACGTGGCGAAAATCCGATCTCACCGGCTCGAGTTCCGGACCCGATGTCGCCGGACCGAGCGCTGCGTCGACGGACGATTGA
- a CDS encoding ATP-binding cassette domain-containing protein: MVAIQVDDLTKTFGETVAVDELSFRVEDGELFGLLGPNGAGKSTLINMLVTLLRPTAGTATVNGHDILEETAAVRNSLGIVFQEPALDEELTGEENLALHARLYGMDGDTRRQRIDEIFDLVGLEAERDQPVGSYSGGMKRRLEIGRGLLHEPSVLFLDEPTVGLDARTRRDTWEYIQRMNAEAGVSIVLTTHYIEEAEQLCDRVAIVDDGDIAAIDTPDALKESLGGDVVSLTVDGPTATFTRQLEDRPWVTDYATDGDADVVRVTVDSGAERIADLVRLADEVDAPIASIDVHRPNLETVFLSLTGSTIGDRSSAVDADGDTTVGRTAGSRRDGAERRRRTATTEDDR, from the coding sequence ATGGTAGCGATACAGGTCGACGACCTCACCAAGACGTTCGGCGAGACGGTCGCCGTCGACGAGCTTTCGTTCCGCGTCGAGGACGGGGAACTGTTCGGACTGCTCGGGCCCAACGGCGCGGGGAAATCGACGCTCATCAACATGCTCGTTACGCTGCTCCGGCCGACTGCAGGAACGGCGACGGTAAACGGGCACGATATCCTCGAGGAAACCGCCGCCGTTCGGAACAGTCTCGGCATCGTCTTCCAGGAACCCGCACTCGACGAGGAGTTGACCGGCGAAGAAAATCTGGCCTTGCATGCTCGGCTGTACGGCATGGACGGCGACACTCGCCGCCAGCGCATCGACGAGATCTTCGACCTCGTCGGCCTCGAGGCCGAGCGCGACCAGCCCGTCGGCTCGTACTCCGGCGGCATGAAGCGCCGCCTCGAGATCGGCCGCGGACTGCTCCACGAGCCGTCGGTGCTCTTCCTCGACGAACCGACCGTCGGACTCGATGCGCGAACGCGGCGCGACACGTGGGAGTACATCCAGCGGATGAACGCGGAGGCCGGCGTCTCGATCGTCCTGACGACCCACTACATAGAGGAGGCCGAACAGCTCTGCGACCGGGTCGCCATCGTCGACGACGGGGATATCGCGGCTATCGATACCCCGGACGCGCTCAAAGAGTCGCTCGGCGGCGACGTCGTTTCCCTGACCGTCGACGGCCCCACCGCGACATTCACTCGGCAACTCGAGGACCGGCCGTGGGTCACAGACTATGCGACCGACGGCGATGCCGACGTCGTTCGGGTCACCGTCGACAGCGGCGCCGAGCGCATCGCCGATCTCGTGCGGCTGGCGGACGAGGTCGACGCGCCGATCGCGTCGATCGACGTTCACCGACCGAACCTCGAGACCGTGTTCCTCTCGCTGACGGGGTCGACGATCGGCGACCGCTCGTCGGCAGTCGATGCGGACGGCGACACAACGGTGGGCCGCACGGCCGGCAGCCGGCGAGACGGAGCGGAACGTCGACGGCGCACTGCCACGACGGAGGACGACCGATGA
- a CDS encoding eL43 family ribosomal protein, which translates to MVPGFQPRDVSSTRRTTVADMLERIRNRQECELCRVRTLTTEAYGLWVCRQCEETYLP; encoded by the coding sequence ATGGTTCCCGGATTTCAGCCCCGAGATGTCTCGTCGACGCGGCGGACGACCGTCGCCGATATGCTAGAGCGCATCCGGAATCGACAGGAATGCGAACTCTGTCGCGTACGGACACTCACGACGGAGGCGTACGGACTGTGGGTGTGTAGACAGTGTGAAGAAACGTATCTCCCGTAA
- a CDS encoding DUF7344 domain-containing protein — protein sequence MVERLSVDRLESPEFLDTVYVILADASRRHALQYLLAHRDRVPVSRLAAELAALKRGIPSEDVTTDQQHDAFLELQHVHLPMLSDSGVVEWDRDEGDVTFTPLLELLAEALPDPTELVDVSTLSETVENCRK from the coding sequence ATGGTTGAACGACTCAGCGTTGACCGACTGGAGAGCCCCGAGTTCCTCGATACGGTCTACGTAATCTTGGCCGACGCGTCCCGTCGACACGCGCTTCAGTACCTCCTCGCTCACCGTGATCGAGTACCGGTTTCTCGGTTAGCTGCCGAGCTCGCCGCACTCAAACGCGGGATTCCGAGCGAAGACGTAACTACCGACCAACAACACGATGCGTTCCTCGAGTTGCAGCACGTTCATCTGCCGATGCTTTCCGACTCGGGAGTCGTCGAGTGGGATCGAGACGAAGGGGACGTTACGTTCACCCCGCTTCTGGAACTCCTCGCCGAAGCGTTACCGGACCCGACCGAACTCGTTGACGTGTCGACGTTGTCGGAGACGGTCGAAAACTGCCGTAAGTAG
- a CDS encoding cupin domain-containing protein codes for MSAHTTSNQKYDVDLGKLGAKLEIARTENEADVAIVEHTLPPHTLAAPLHRHSREDEISYVLEGEMTVLAGDEIWTVPADEATVKGRNVWHTFWNATDEPLRFLEIIAPGEFSEFFAEIARVYPVDPTDEEALARFEEICERYGFEADLESVPTLCEEHGLQI; via the coding sequence ATGAGTGCACATACCACATCCAATCAGAAGTACGACGTCGATCTCGGTAAACTGGGGGCGAAACTGGAGATCGCTCGGACTGAAAACGAGGCGGACGTCGCCATCGTCGAACATACGCTTCCGCCGCACACGCTCGCCGCCCCACTCCACCGACACAGTCGCGAAGACGAGATCTCTTACGTACTGGAAGGTGAGATGACCGTGCTTGCTGGCGACGAAATCTGGACCGTCCCTGCGGACGAAGCTACCGTCAAGGGCCGAAACGTCTGGCACACCTTCTGGAACGCAACCGACGAACCGCTCCGGTTCCTCGAGATCATCGCACCCGGCGAGTTCTCCGAGTTCTTTGCAGAGATCGCACGCGTTTACCCGGTCGACCCCACGGACGAGGAGGCGCTCGCTCGCTTCGAAGAGATTTGCGAGCGGTACGGCTTCGAGGCCGACTTGGAAAGCGTTCCGACGCTCTGCGAGGAGCACGGACTCCAGATATAG
- a CDS encoding HalOD1 output domain-containing protein, giving the protein MPRDDSVEKPPSVAVVEAVAAKSGVDPADLECLLADVIDPDALDRLFEPTSTHERGSGFVEFGYCGRVVTVWADGSVDVR; this is encoded by the coding sequence ATGCCGCGAGACGATTCGGTTGAAAAACCGCCGAGCGTCGCTGTCGTCGAGGCGGTCGCGGCGAAAAGCGGTGTCGACCCGGCCGACCTCGAGTGTCTGTTAGCGGATGTGATCGATCCGGACGCGTTGGACAGATTGTTCGAACCGACGTCGACGCACGAGCGGGGATCGGGGTTCGTCGAATTTGGATACTGCGGGCGGGTCGTCACAGTGTGGGCAGACGGGAGCGTCGATGTTAGATAG
- a CDS encoding sulfite exporter TauE/SafE family protein has product MLPIPLELFCLLIVISLVAGIGCTTTGAGGILVTISLYVFTSLSSAEIAGTAHIVFIAVGIVGAIGFTRSGELLGTDGRALAAILSGTSILGALTGAYVNAYISHQLFSILLGTLTVIIGSVLFYGQIRDLPAVVTVDVSVTSGRLAFSGVGLFLGLTSGIVGIGGPILAVPVLVTLGVPLLLSLGVAQVQAIFISGFAASGYVLQDAISPFFATLTTVPAIIGAVSGWVLAHHVDPDHLELVLSIVLLPLGLYLLT; this is encoded by the coding sequence ATGCTTCCAATCCCGCTCGAGCTGTTCTGTCTCCTTATCGTCATCTCTCTCGTCGCCGGGATCGGATGTACGACGACTGGTGCGGGTGGAATACTCGTTACGATCTCGCTCTACGTGTTCACATCGCTTTCATCCGCGGAAATCGCCGGGACTGCACATATTGTCTTCATCGCTGTCGGGATCGTCGGGGCGATTGGGTTCACGCGGTCGGGTGAACTACTCGGGACCGACGGACGTGCGTTAGCGGCGATTCTCAGCGGAACGAGCATCCTCGGCGCCCTCACTGGCGCATATGTGAACGCCTACATCTCACACCAGTTGTTCAGCATTCTCCTCGGCACGCTGACGGTCATAATCGGCAGTGTGCTGTTCTACGGGCAAATCCGCGATCTCCCAGCCGTCGTTACTGTTGACGTCAGTGTGACGAGCGGCCGTCTCGCGTTCAGTGGCGTCGGCTTGTTTCTCGGACTTACCTCGGGAATTGTGGGTATCGGTGGCCCGATACTTGCAGTCCCAGTACTGGTGACGCTGGGTGTTCCACTGTTACTGTCTTTAGGCGTGGCGCAGGTGCAGGCGATTTTCATCTCGGGATTCGCGGCGAGCGGATACGTTCTACAGGATGCGATCTCGCCGTTCTTCGCGACCCTCACGACGGTTCCGGCTATCATCGGGGCCGTAAGTGGTTGGGTCCTCGCACACCACGTCGATCCCGATCATCTAGAACTGGTTCTCAGTATCGTACTGCTTCCGTTGGGACTGTACTTGCTCACGTAG
- a CDS encoding helix-turn-helix domain-containing protein has protein sequence MTIIAEISIQADQFLLGQIIAEHDGLSVELERVVPAEKRIMPYIWGYGSDLETFETAMEESPNVKSISVLDQYDDRALYKIVWEDPAEQLITGITNTNATILEAHSDEEWLFRIRFEDHSGLARFNRYCAEHNITYRLNRVSSLAERPPNGHDFDLTDAQHEALALAVERGYFKVPREVEYAELAAELDVSVQALSERVRRGADKVLRAALLQSGSGNP, from the coding sequence ATGACTATTATCGCCGAAATTTCGATTCAAGCCGATCAATTTCTCCTCGGGCAGATCATCGCCGAACACGACGGTCTCTCGGTCGAACTCGAACGTGTGGTACCCGCCGAAAAACGGATCATGCCCTATATCTGGGGCTACGGGAGCGATCTCGAGACGTTCGAGACCGCGATGGAGGAGAGTCCGAACGTCAAATCGATCTCCGTCCTCGACCAGTACGACGATCGGGCGCTCTACAAGATCGTGTGGGAAGATCCGGCCGAACAGTTGATTACCGGGATCACGAACACCAATGCCACGATACTCGAGGCGCACAGCGACGAGGAGTGGTTATTTCGAATTCGGTTTGAGGATCACTCCGGACTCGCTCGGTTCAACCGGTACTGTGCCGAACACAATATCACATATCGGCTCAACCGCGTTTCCTCGCTCGCCGAGCGTCCACCCAACGGTCACGACTTCGATCTGACCGATGCACAGCACGAAGCGCTCGCGCTCGCGGTCGAGCGCGGCTACTTCAAAGTCCCTCGGGAAGTCGAGTACGCCGAACTCGCTGCAGAACTCGACGTCTCAGTGCAGGCACTCTCCGAACGGGTGCGTCGAGGAGCGGACAAAGTCCTTCGCGCCGCGTTGCTTCAATCCGGAAGCGGAAACCCGTAA
- a CDS encoding ABC transporter permease: MKLVDARSVYALWLRDVKRFLRAPSRIIGSIAMPLLFLVFLGFGFSGAAVPGLPEGVDYLEYLVPGMVGFTMLFGASFAGLSILSDQDVGFLKEILVAPVSRTSIVLGRIAGGSTTALVQATLILLLSIPLGFPLSSLLSIPLAAVFMVLIAVTFVGFGVALASQFNDSEGFGLVVQFVIFPLFFLSGALFPLESLPGPVQLLALANPLTYGVDGLRAVLVGTSAYPVAVDFGALVLSSTITVAVGTYLFERVEAV, from the coding sequence ATGAAACTCGTCGACGCGCGCAGCGTCTACGCGCTCTGGCTGCGGGACGTCAAGCGATTCCTGCGGGCGCCCTCCCGAATCATCGGCTCGATCGCGATGCCGCTGTTGTTCTTGGTCTTTCTCGGATTCGGATTCAGCGGCGCCGCCGTCCCGGGGCTCCCGGAGGGCGTCGACTACCTCGAGTACCTCGTCCCCGGCATGGTCGGGTTCACGATGCTGTTCGGTGCATCGTTCGCGGGCCTGTCGATCCTCTCGGATCAGGACGTCGGTTTCCTGAAGGAGATTTTGGTTGCCCCCGTCAGCCGCACGTCGATCGTCCTCGGGCGTATCGCCGGCGGGTCGACGACGGCACTGGTGCAGGCGACGCTCATCCTGCTGCTCTCGATCCCGCTCGGGTTCCCCCTCAGCAGCCTGCTGTCGATCCCGCTCGCCGCGGTGTTCATGGTGTTGATCGCGGTCACGTTCGTCGGGTTCGGCGTGGCGCTGGCCTCGCAGTTCAACGATAGCGAAGGGTTCGGACTGGTCGTCCAGTTCGTTATCTTCCCGCTGTTTTTTCTCTCGGGCGCGCTGTTCCCGCTCGAGAGCCTTCCGGGACCGGTGCAGTTACTCGCACTCGCGAACCCGCTGACCTACGGCGTCGACGGCCTGCGGGCGGTGCTCGTCGGCACCTCGGCGTATCCGGTCGCCGTCGACTTCGGTGCGCTCGTACTCTCGTCGACCATCACGGTCGCCGTCGGCACGTACCTCTTCGAGCGCGTCGAAGCGGTTTGA
- a CDS encoding TetR/AcrR family transcriptional regulator, whose translation MAAPSDESSSDPNEAIMRATYRALCEYGYAELTIQRIADEYGKSTAAIHYHYDTKEDLLAAFLDYVLDRFKDAVHEVETTDSEQRLRALLDKLLVDPEDHRDLLVAMLEMRSQAPYNERFRERFRENDEYVCYLLRTVIEQGIANGVFTDVDADHAARALMTIVDGARTRAVVFDDEAALTTARRTAAEYVSNVLVADGQ comes from the coding sequence ATGGCAGCACCGTCCGACGAGTCGAGTTCCGATCCGAACGAGGCAATCATGCGGGCAACGTACCGTGCGCTCTGCGAGTACGGCTACGCCGAGCTCACGATTCAGCGGATCGCCGACGAGTACGGGAAATCGACCGCGGCGATCCACTACCACTACGACACGAAGGAAGACCTGCTCGCGGCGTTTCTCGACTACGTCCTCGATCGGTTCAAGGACGCCGTCCACGAGGTCGAAACGACCGATTCCGAGCAGCGCCTGCGGGCACTGCTCGACAAACTCCTCGTCGATCCCGAAGATCATCGGGACCTCCTCGTGGCGATGCTGGAGATGCGGAGCCAGGCGCCGTACAACGAGCGGTTCCGGGAGCGGTTTCGAGAGAACGACGAGTACGTCTGCTACCTCCTTCGGACGGTGATCGAACAGGGAATCGCGAACGGCGTCTTTACCGACGTCGATGCCGACCACGCTGCCCGAGCGCTCATGACGATCGTCGACGGCGCCCGGACTCGAGCGGTCGTCTTCGACGATGAGGCTGCGTTGACGACGGCGCGACGGACTGCTGCAGAATACGTATCGAACGTGTTGGTAGCTGACGGTCAGTAG
- a CDS encoding Fic family protein gives MALQELPDDAPGRLIPYDRRPYYNPDPLPPDAELQFEKEFYDTLSEATFWLGKLSGFSLTADFAPVLYTSLLRKEAMESSEIEGADIDYNALYSFETRSLDRSGATDKQAAAIDETKDVQEVLNYERALKSGINALDHDDGISIDLLHTLHTILLTDVPEDRRETDTIGEFKTVPNHLGEFVPPVPSAVDGLMDALMTYIRTDGSYHPVIDIALTHYQFETIHPYGDGNGRLGRLLITLQLYDHGYLEHPTLYLSEYFNRYKETYVDRMNAVRKYGEWEAWIEFFVTGLRYQAEESLLRSQELYTLQEAYEAEYGDISAAYAKLARKLFDQPYLTAGVVEELLDVTSPTAYRAIDRLEEDGVLEETTGKERNREYRAREIFEILERPPRTY, from the coding sequence ATGGCTCTCCAAGAATTACCTGACGACGCCCCCGGGCGCCTCATCCCGTATGATCGGCGTCCATATTACAATCCCGATCCCCTTCCACCTGACGCTGAGTTACAGTTCGAGAAAGAGTTCTATGACACGCTTTCGGAAGCGACGTTTTGGCTGGGAAAACTCAGCGGCTTCAGTCTGACCGCGGATTTTGCACCTGTGTTGTACACGTCGTTACTCCGGAAAGAAGCGATGGAGTCGTCCGAAATTGAGGGCGCGGATATCGATTACAATGCGCTCTACAGTTTCGAAACTCGATCACTGGACCGGTCCGGGGCAACCGATAAGCAAGCAGCAGCGATAGACGAGACGAAAGACGTCCAGGAAGTGCTCAACTACGAGCGGGCGCTGAAAAGCGGAATCAACGCGCTCGATCACGATGATGGGATCTCCATCGACCTTCTGCATACGCTCCATACGATACTCCTGACGGACGTCCCCGAAGACCGCAGAGAAACGGACACTATTGGCGAATTCAAGACGGTTCCGAATCACCTCGGTGAATTCGTTCCTCCCGTTCCGAGCGCCGTCGACGGGTTGATGGATGCGCTGATGACGTATATTCGAACCGACGGGAGTTACCATCCCGTTATCGATATTGCACTCACGCATTATCAGTTCGAGACGATACACCCTTACGGGGACGGAAACGGTCGACTCGGACGCCTCTTGATCACATTACAACTGTATGATCACGGCTACCTCGAGCACCCGACACTCTACCTCAGTGAGTATTTTAACCGATATAAAGAGACGTACGTCGATCGGATGAACGCTGTCCGGAAGTACGGGGAATGGGAGGCCTGGATCGAGTTCTTCGTGACAGGGCTCCGATATCAGGCAGAAGAATCTCTGCTCCGGTCTCAGGAGCTTTACACCTTACAGGAAGCGTACGAAGCCGAATACGGCGACATCTCTGCTGCCTATGCGAAATTGGCGCGTAAGCTCTTCGACCAGCCGTATCTTACTGCCGGTGTTGTCGAAGAACTACTCGATGTCACGAGTCCAACCGCCTACCGAGCGATCGATCGGCTCGAGGAGGATGGAGTACTTGAGGAAACGACCGGCAAGGAACGGAACCGCGAGTATCGAGCACGGGAAATCTTCGAGATTCTCGAGCGACCACCACGGACGTACTGA
- a CDS encoding CBS domain-containing protein, whose product MASFRIGRIFGIPIELDLTFLLVLPLFAWIIGSQVEFWIDILGILPEATPSTGALTEGSTPWLLGLAAAVGLFVGVLLHELGHSVVALHYGLTIESIKLWLLGGVAQFTEMPEDWRQELAVAVAGPIVSVAVGVVSYVVFVALPADLPAARFVAGYLALMNVALAGFNMLPGFPMDGGRVLRALLARNRTHVRATEIAAAVGKGFAVLLGLLGLVAFDLIMIALAFFIYMGASGEAQQTALKAAFEGVTVRDIMTPAADLETVTQETTIADLLDRMLRERHVGYPVLQNGRFAGMVTLEDTQSVREVERDAYRVEDVMTEAGDVPTVRPDQPVMDALETMQEHGVGRIPVMTVDDELAGLISRTDLMMAFNIAQSGGSLGPIQTQERLLERP is encoded by the coding sequence ATGGCAAGCTTCCGCATCGGTCGGATCTTCGGGATTCCGATCGAGCTCGACCTGACGTTTCTGCTCGTCCTGCCGCTGTTCGCCTGGATCATCGGCTCGCAAGTGGAGTTTTGGATCGACATTCTCGGGATTCTTCCGGAGGCAACCCCTTCGACCGGCGCGCTCACGGAGGGATCGACGCCGTGGCTGCTCGGTCTCGCCGCAGCCGTCGGCCTGTTCGTCGGCGTTCTGTTGCACGAACTCGGTCACTCGGTCGTGGCGCTGCACTACGGCTTGACGATCGAGTCCATCAAGCTGTGGCTGCTCGGCGGCGTCGCCCAGTTTACCGAGATGCCCGAGGACTGGCGCCAGGAGTTGGCCGTCGCGGTCGCCGGGCCGATCGTCAGCGTCGCCGTCGGCGTGGTCTCGTACGTCGTTTTCGTCGCACTCCCCGCAGATCTGCCGGCAGCCCGTTTCGTCGCGGGCTATCTCGCGCTCATGAACGTCGCGCTCGCCGGTTTCAACATGCTCCCGGGATTCCCGATGGACGGCGGCCGGGTCCTGCGCGCGCTGCTGGCTCGGAACCGGACCCACGTCCGCGCGACGGAAATCGCCGCGGCCGTCGGGAAGGGATTCGCCGTGCTGCTCGGCCTCCTCGGTCTGGTCGCCTTCGATCTCATCATGATCGCGCTCGCCTTCTTCATCTACATGGGCGCCTCCGGCGAAGCCCAGCAGACGGCGCTGAAGGCCGCCTTCGAGGGCGTCACCGTCCGCGATATCATGACCCCCGCCGCCGACCTCGAGACCGTCACTCAGGAGACGACGATCGCCGACCTTCTGGACCGAATGCTCCGGGAACGCCACGTCGGCTACCCCGTGTTGCAAAACGGCCGGTTCGCCGGTATGGTCACTCTCGAGGACACCCAGTCCGTTCGCGAGGTCGAACGGGACGCCTACCGCGTCGAGGACGTGATGACCGAGGCCGGCGACGTCCCGACGGTGCGTCCCGACCAGCCGGTCATGGACGCGCTCGAGACGATGCAAGAACACGGCGTCGGTCGCATCCCGGTCATGACTGTCGACGACGAACTCGCCGGCCTGATCTCACGAACCGACCTCATGATGGCGTTCAATATCGCCCAATCCGGCGGCTCGCTCGGTCCGATTCAGACGCAGGAACGGCTGCTCGAGCGACCGTAA
- a CDS encoding TetR/AcrR family transcriptional regulator, which yields MTQLPPFLEEPDDTQQAIMKATYVALCEHGYSDLTIQRIGDEFSKSKSLLYHHYDSKDDLLLDFLEFMLAEFESEIPAEDEERYDEHIDDICSGDFEFGGPEANLDFTKALVELRAQAAHDDAFREYFERTDRSIKAYLEETIRTGIDRGVFRAVDPEATAALLMIVTTGTMFQRATGSDAVVEGAGAAFEQYVQTHLLNADFSPSD from the coding sequence ATGACGCAGCTGCCACCGTTCCTCGAGGAGCCGGACGACACGCAGCAAGCGATCATGAAGGCGACGTACGTCGCGCTCTGTGAACACGGCTACAGCGATCTGACGATCCAGCGGATCGGAGACGAGTTCTCGAAGAGTAAATCGCTGCTGTACCACCACTACGACAGTAAGGACGATCTCCTGCTGGACTTTCTCGAGTTTATGCTGGCGGAGTTCGAATCGGAGATTCCGGCGGAAGACGAGGAGCGCTACGACGAACACATCGATGACATCTGTAGCGGCGACTTCGAGTTCGGCGGCCCGGAAGCGAACCTCGACTTCACGAAGGCGCTCGTCGAACTCCGTGCTCAAGCGGCCCACGACGACGCGTTCCGGGAATACTTCGAACGGACCGACCGTTCTATCAAAGCGTACCTCGAGGAGACGATCCGGACCGGTATCGACCGCGGTGTGTTCCGGGCGGTCGACCCGGAGGCAACGGCGGCGCTGCTTATGATCGTGACGACCGGAACGATGTTTCAGCGGGCCACCGGTTCCGATGCGGTCGTCGAGGGTGCGGGCGCTGCGTTCGAGCAGTACGTCCAGACGCACCTCCTGAACGCTGATTTCTCGCCGAGCGATTGA